The following proteins come from a genomic window of Aphelocoma coerulescens isolate FSJ_1873_10779 chromosome 29, UR_Acoe_1.0, whole genome shotgun sequence:
- the LOC138099895 gene encoding LOW QUALITY PROTEIN: keratin, type II cytoskeletal 1-like (The sequence of the model RefSeq protein was modified relative to this genomic sequence to represent the inferred CDS: inserted 4 bases in 2 codons; substituted 1 base at 1 genomic stop codon): METSASKTYKGELPXTPPEXLRILHSDFSXPVSLPPPLAFPPGSAAMRRYFSRYGEGSFSSSSAHCGTLGGGDGRYGGFGQGYGSRSLHNLGGFRNVYTGGGYGGEGVGYGRCLGFGGWRQPERGFGGRGYFVGAFQGGETGLGGTYRGGSGREVLRGGLGVGEQGAGQGLGQAGVLRGIEEVHVNTNLLRPIQLQVDPEFQRARSDEKEQIKALNNKFASFIEKVQCLERQNQALLAKWELLQQQSSGPEESRNINNFFQSYISNLQRQLETLQSQKEQLDPEAYNMLRLVEDYKNRFEEEINKRMSKEEEFVELKKELDSAYMGKMEFDVRVDILRQELEFLRCLYEAELSQLQTVVGNTDVIVSMDNHRELNMDGIIEEVRQEYEGMAQKSTAEVDAMYRGRYQDLQNMWVNQRDQLRNSHQEIQELARQIQRLQPEIEIARKRNSSLQDSIKDAEHRGSSAIRDGQEKLQELENALQQAKDDLSHLVHDYQELLNVKLGLDIEIAMYRSLLEEEENRIQEGSPATICEYPKDVLRVFKETVPTLWS; this comes from the exons ATGGAGACGAGCGCCTCCAAAACATATAAAGGAGAACTTCC TACTCCCCCGGAGTAGCTGAGGATCCTTCATTCTGATTTCTC TCCTGTTTCACTACCTCCTCCACTGGCTTTCCCACCTGGAAGTGCTGCCATGAGACGATATTTCTCCAGATATGGGGAAGGGAGTTTCAGTTCTTCTTCTGCTCACTGTGGAACCTTGGGAGGTGGAGACGGGAGATATGGAGGGTTTGGGCAAGGGTatggcagcaggagcctccaCAACCTTGGAGGGTTCAGGAATGTCTATACTGGTGGAGGCTATGGAGGAGAAGGAGTAGGATATGGGAGATGCCTTGGGTTTGGTGGCTGGAGACAACCTGAGAGGGGCTTTGGTGGAAGAGGATATTTTGTGGGAGCTTTTCAAGGTGGTGAAACAGGGCTTGGTGGCACCTACAGAGGAGGTTCAGGCAGGGAGGTGCTCAGAGGAGGTCTTGGAGTAGGGGAACAAGGGGCTGGACAGGGATTGGGACAGGCTGGAGTTCTCCGAGGCATTGAGGAGGTCCATGTCAACACCAACCTGCTGAGGCCAATACAGCTCCAGGTGGACCCCGAGTTCCAGCGAGCACGCTCGGATGAGAAGGAGCAGATCAAAGCTCTCAACAACAAATTCGCATCATTCATCGAGAAG GTTCAATGTCTGGAGCGGCAGAATCAGGCACTCTTGGCCAAGTGGGaacttctgcagcagcaaagctctggccctgaggagagcaggaacaTCAACAACTTCTTCCAGTCCTACATCAGCAACCTGCAGCGGCAGCTTGAGACGCTCCAGAGCCAGAAGGAGCAGCTGGATCCCGAAGCCTACAACATGCTCCGGCTTGTTGAGGATTATAAAAACAG ATTCGAGGAGGAGATCAACAAACGCATGTCCAAGGAGGAGGAGTTTGTGGAGCTTAAAAAG gaACTGGATAGTGCATACATGGGAAAAATGGAGTTTGATGTCCGGGTGGATATCctgaggcaggagctggagttCCTCCGGTGTTTATATGAAGCC gagctgtcccagctgcaAACAGTTGTTGGGAACACTGATGTCATTGTGTCCATGGACAACCACAGGGAGTTGAACATGGATGGAATCATCGAGGAGGTCAGGCAGGAATATGAGGGGATGGCCCAGAAGAGCACAGCTGAAGTGGACGCCATGTACCGGGGCAGG TACCAGGACCTGCAGAACATGTGGGTGAATCAACGAGACCAGCTGAGGAACAGTCACCAGGAAATTCAGGAACTCGCCAGGCAGATCCAAAGACTCCAACCAGAAATTGAAATTGCAAGGAAAAGG AATTCCAGCCTCCAAGACTCCATTAAAGATGCCGAGCACCGTGGGAGCTCAGCCATCAGGGATGGCCAGGAAAAGCTCCAGGAGCTGGAAAACGCCCTCCAACAGGCCAAGGATGACCTTTCCCACCTTGTCCACGATTACCAGGAGCTTCTGAATGTAAAGCTGGGCCTGGACATCGAGATCGCCATGTATCGATCACTccttgaggaggaggagaacag GATCCAGGAAGGATCACCGGCCACAATCTGTGAGTATCCCAAGGATGTTCTCAGGGTTTTTAAGGAAACTGTTCCTACTTTGTGGTCTTAA
- the LOC138099925 gene encoding keratin, type II cytoskeletal 4-like — protein MSRQAPTVRSVLGRRGFSSASEICGRSYAASVSQPVRCGAGAYSSRSVCNLGGSRRISYVNGGCGTGCFGEMALGGMGYGNAGGGRIGLCGPRGYSIVRGYPERKADGIQGICIDERLLKPLCVGVDPLEHEIRCQEKEQIKTLNTQFACFIDKVRFLEQQNKVLETKWGLLQQYVLPKKGKNLELYFENYICDLRKRLDCLLCEKQKLGSEECATSQLVEEFKCKYEEEINRRTTVENEFVALKKDADCIFLNKEELEVKVDLLRRQLELLKCVFEEERAQVDRQLCDTSVIVKMDNNRDLDMESIIKNVECWYQEIAQKSKEEVDAFYQTRFQELQDKRGKYCDDLQSNKCEISELTRMIQKLQCELESVKKQVSCLQTSICDVEQRGDCALKDAREKHVELQNALQKAKDELACMLRDYQELLNVKLALDIEIATYKTLLEGEESRICVGNPVSVSVVSSGYNIPEDCGMLAANGAACGYGSLGRRAGRHSSQSGGFSSRSAGIHPKRVLSSVAKQCIPEVFCQAGGVSCKAGGFSSRSGGYPARPVVSAGSGALSARMGPCQAGGVLSFGNQGCVIRQLGGPPVVVSSSPEVVGCNNGVVGNFGVVRDPCVVP, from the exons ATGAGCAGGCAGGCACCGACAGTGAGATCCGTCCTGGGACGAAGAGGCTTCAGTTCAGCCTCGGAGATTTGTGGTCGCAGCTACGCCGCGTCCGTCAGCCAACCCGTGCGGTGCGGCGCCGGTGCCTACAGCAGCAGGAGCGTTTGCAACCTGGGCGGGAGCAGGAGAATCTCCTACGTCAACGGGGGCTGTGGCACCGGCTGCTTTGGGGAGATGGCGCTCGGAGGCATGGGCTacgggaatgctggaggaggaaggaTTGGCCTCTGCGGCCCCCGGGGATACAGCATCGTGCGAGGGTACCCCGAGCGCAAGGCCGACGGCATCCAAGGGATCTGCATCGACGAGCGGCTGCTGAAGCCTCTCTGCGTTGGGGTGGACCCGCTGGAACATGAGATACGCTGCCAGGAGAAGGAGCAGATCAAGACCCTCAACACGCAGTTCGCCTGTTTCATCGACAAG gTCCGATTCCTGGAACAGCAGAACAAAGTGCTGGAGACCAAGTGGGGCCTTCTGCAGCAGTATGTGCtgccaaaaaaagggaaaaacctgGAACTGTACTTCGAGAATTACATCTGCGACCTGCGGAAGCGCCTGGACTGTTTGCTGTGCGAAAAGCAGAAACTGGGCAGTGAAGAATGTGCCACGAGCCAGCTGGTGGAGGAGTTCAAGTGCAA GTATGAGGAGGAAATCAACAGGCGCACAACTGTGGAGAATGAGTTTGTGGCACTCAAAAAG GATGCCGACTGCATCTTCTTGAACAAGGAAGAGCTGGAGGTGAAGGTGGATCTGTTGAggaggcagctggagctgctgaaatGTGTCTTTGAGGAG GAACGGGCCCAGGTTGATCGCCAGCTCTGCGACACCTCGGTCATCGTCAAGATGGACAACAACCGAGACCTGGACATGGAGAGCATCATCAAGAACGTCGAGTGCTGGTACCAGGAGATCGcccagaagagcaaagaagaagTTGATGCTTTCTACCAGACCAGG TTTCAGGAGCTGCAGGATAAGAGAGGGAAATACTGCGATGACCTGCAGAGCAACAAGTGTGAGATTTCAGAGCTGACCCGGATGATTCAGAAGCTGCAGTGTGAGCTGGAGAGCGTCAAGAAGCAG GTCTCCTGCCTGCAAACCTCCATTTGTGACGTTGAGCAGCGCGGTGATTGTGCCCTCAAAGATGCCCGGGAGAAGCACGTTGAGCTGCAGAATGCTTTGCAGAAGGCCAAGGACGAGCTGGCCTGCATGCTGCGGGACTATCAGGAGCTGCTCAACGTCAAGCTGGCCCTGGACATCGAGATTGCCACCTACAAGACTCTGCTGGAGGGTGAAGAGAGCAG GATATGTGTGGGGAACCCCGTGAGCGTGT CTGTGGTCAGCAGCGGCTACAACATCCCCGAAGACTGCGGGATGCTGGCAGCCAACGGGGCCGCGTGTGGCTACGGCTCCCTGGGCAGGCGGGCCGGGAGACACAGCTCCCAGAGCGGCGGCTTCAGCTCCCGGAGCGCCGGCATCCACCCCAAGAGAGTCCTCAGCTCCGTGGCCAAGCAGTGCATCCCAGAGGTGTtctgccaggctggaggggtCAGCTGCAAGGCCGGGGGGTTCAGCTCCCGCAGCGGGGGGTACCCGGCCCGCCCCGTGGTCAGCGCCGGCAGCGGAGCCCTGAGCGCCAGGATGGGGCCGTGCCAGGCCGGGGGGGTGCTCAGCTTCGGGAACCAGGGCTGCGTCATCCGGCAGCTGGGGGGGCCCCCCGTCGTTGTGTCCAGCAGCCCTGAGGTCGTGGGGTGCAACAATGGCGTGGTGGGGAATTTCGGGGTTGTCAGAGACCCCTGCGTGGTCCCGTAG